The genomic interval agaaaaacttcactTTGAAAGACTACGTAGAGCAACCGAGCAAAGAATGGAAAGGTGAGTTACCATATTTGAGAACCACAGGCACTCAAGTATTCACTCAAGTTGAGGATAATGGGGTCCAAACATCGCTGATCTATTCAACGAAAGATAATCGCTACCCACCAATTCGAGAAGCCATCATTGAGAAGAAACCTGCATACATCGTTTATCCAAATTATGCCCTGCCAGATTTGTCGTTTTTGGAGTTGAGTCAAagtaagtttgaaaaagtagCCTTGAAGCCTCAGTGCTTTGATAGAAGTGCAAGTAGGTGGAAACGGTTCGAGAGATCCGGTCGACCGTTTTCCTGCAATGACGTAGATGCTTTAAAACAACGTGGGTTTTCACATATCAAAGATTGGGAATCTTTAACGTTTCTTTTGCCAACCgagtacaaaaaaattctccacgaTGTTCCTGAAGTATCGCAACATGTGAAGTGTGGGCAAGAAACGAAGAGACCTTTATTCTGTTTGTCCCCGCAAATGCGGCACAGGATTCGTAAGCCGGAAATCACGACACCCAACAACACTGCTTCATCTACAAGTAGTACAGGCACACAACCATCCTCGGGTTACAGGGGATCGTCAACAATCCTCACAGATTCGTCGAGCAATCAGCAAGGAATACCAAGCAATACTAATCCACTTTATTTATACCGCTACGATAGCGTCAGCTCTGAAGCGAGTCTGACATCCCAAGATACAAGGCAGCCGCGGCCATCCTGTAAACCTAAGATAAAAGCTCCTGTACTTCCCGAACGTTCTATTCTGACACAGCATAACGATATCGAGCAGCGGCGTAATGAACATTACAATGTTAAGGCACCACCCCGTCCTCCGTTACCTAGAGGGATATTGAGAAAGAATAAGCTAGCACTCAACAAAAGATACAGCATGTTCGAAATGGGTGGTGTCGAAGAGTTAGAAGACAACCAGAAATTAACATCAGATACAAACAAACGTATGTCTCTGCAGGAGCCTTACTATCTCAACAACGAATTGCAGCTCCCCATGAATCACAGACTCACCGATTCTGAAAAAGATATCGATGAAGTTGAAGAGCGTCAATATTATGCAGGTATtgctttttagtttttcaaccTGTTTCCCTTTATGTTGAATTTTTGGACTCCGaattatacataattttcatcggttttaGAGAGATTAAGAGAAGCTAGTCATTGTGCTAATCTGGAATTCAATTCAAGCGAACGAAGTATGGAAATGATACAgttggaagattttttgaggCATAGCGGGTTTTCTTCACAAAGCAGTGATGGGGATAGCGAAGATCAAGACGTGAAGCTTCGGTCATATGTCAAAAAGTTCTTGCGCctgaaaatgaacaaagattTAGTGAAGAATGTCGATATGATGGaatcccaaaaaaaaactgtgagCTTTGCTGTTCAACGAGGAAAATTGCATTTGCCGGATCCTGTAAGAGTCTGATTTCTACTTTCTTACCAAACAGTTTCACTTGTGCGAATTAAATTCTATTCTATTGCTCTTTCATTCTAGTCCAGCACTCCTGATTTTATGctaaacaaaaaacagaaggaTAGAAGAATATCTGCTGCCAACTTCCCAAACAGTGACCCCAAATCAAACACGTTCAATTCAAACGACAAAAATGGTACATTGAACAGTAAATCGCAATGATTGTCAAcaagtatatttttcatctctctgaCTGGTTATCGAAatgattttgattattttcagataTGCTGAGGTTGATCAACAAGTCGGTAGGTCTGATACTCAACTATTGGCACACAAAACCGATCGAGGATATGCAGGTTCATTCCAACAGGAATGAATGTGCCCAGCTCTGCCTCACTAACTTGTGCCCAGCTTTGTATGCCATTATGTCCGACGGTCTAAGGCCAAACATTAATTCCACATTCGGACCACTTACAAATAGCGTTTGGCAAGTCGTCGAGGCATCTTCCCAACAGGGTCCATTAACCAAAACACTCAATGAATTGGTACAAAAAATTAACGGCGAAGATTTTATCACCGAAGGCATGCTAAAGTTTCACGCATTCGTATTCGGGCTTTTGAAGTAAGcggggaaattttcagaattattgCTATTTGCGATCACGGTCGTCCCTCTAACTTTAATCCGATGACATCTTACTTATTTCAGTTTGCGGGCATTGGATGCTTGGTTCGCGTATCTTTGTACAAGAGAAACTATTCTACGTAAACACTATTCGAACAGCAGCTTATTCGTGAGTTCTCTTGGATGTGTCAATGCTAGAGAAATGGTAGACACATTTTTGGATATTCTTCAACCTCTCGCACTCTGTCCTTTTGAACTTGATATGTTGTATCAGTATCGTCAACTGCACAACAGCTTTGGAAATATCAATAACCATGTGACTAATGTGAGTTCAATTTTTAAGTATcgtggaaaggaaaaaatacatTCGGTGCATGTCATTAGTTGAGCTAGGTTTTACCTCTGTCATCACCAGGGGATAACGTCGTCATTCTCCCCTTTCCAGAGTACAGCTTTGAAAGTTATGGATATACCAGAAGCAAATGATGCCGCCATACGAGAGACTGGTGTTAATCCTACTAGTCCTACGAAAGCGAGACCACGGTCCTGTGTAGGCTATGTCCATGATGACTGTCAAGCTATTTTACATAGAGCAGACTTGAACAATGCAGTTAAAAAACGTTGGAGCAATCTTCCTGCTGGCTCAAAATTGTTTCAAGCGTTCGATAAATTGGCATCTGAAGATTCTGAGGATTATACCGATAGTCTGGAACATTCACCAATGAAAAGGACAGTGGCTCAGCAAAGTATTTTTACAAAGCTTAAACCTTTGACAAGTTCTCCGtgtaacgatgataaaaatgatctgATTCCTGGTGgtacgaaattcaaaaaaattcaggaaaaatGGGAGCAGATGATTGGGAAAGAGGAACACAGAGAACCAGCCACTACCCGGTTGCCAATATCTCCAGCCCTAACACCAACTGGTGCCGGAAGGTCAAAAATCCCACGATTACTGTCATCTCCTACCAGACAGTCTCCAAATGTGACGTCCCCGGTATCGAGAGGCACAAAGTCACCTCCCACCGCTATACCATCATTAAAAAAACCTCCTGtaacaattttatcaaaaactgGAAACAGAAGACCAGGCGAATTTCGTAAAGATTCAACAACGGGTCGTACCAGCCGGGTTGATCAGGAGGTCGGTAGCATTCCACGAACTCATTTGGTGAGGCCTAGCTCTCTGCCATATAAACCGTCTCACAGTAGTGctacaaaagagaaaaatctggCATCTCCTCATAGACGAGCTGCATCCACCTCTCTGCCAAGGCCTGCAGCATTTGGAAAATCTATGAGAGGAACGTTTAAGCCCTCACCCAAGTGGGtaacaattttatattcatttgaaGTCATATCATTTCATGTATTATCGCTTATTATCATATCTTCACAATTATTACAGAGAAGTCAGAACCCTCACTCACAGGTTACCATCGGACAATGGTCACCTTTCATTCAGCGAAGGGGAAAAGCTACGGGTTATTTTAGAAGTAGACAGTAAGTGGTTACTCTGCTCGAGAGGTGAACACAAAGGATTGGTACCAAGATCTTGTGTCCACGTTATACAGACTTAACATTCGTTTCTGATTAAAACGTAAGCTATGTCAGGCAATGCGGTCGCGTAAATCAATTCTCGAAAGAAACCTTGATAATAAAAACTATGTGTACAGTGTATCAAATATGAAACGTAGAAACGCTTTTTGCATAATATTATTCCTACGTTATAGTTGACGTCCCATTAACAATGTAGGCAGATTATTGCTTCGTTTCGATTTACCCTCTAGTAGGTGTCATTTATTCATGTTGCAAACTAAGAAACAGATATGCACACAGCTATACTGCTAATAATAGGCATTCAGACCAGATTGTATTTACTTTTTCTGAACATACCTATTCATAATcacgatgtacatatattatatacagtaattattaataataagtcATAACTTATCTGATAACGCATACTATAATTGTAACTGTGATCATAGCGAATAGGCAAATTTAAATAACTTTATTTCTAAGAACATGCAATGAACCTTCCCTCTTTGAAGCCTACGTTAATTTCACCTTCTGTTCGATGATTggttttttcgtcaatctttTCAGGCAAAAGTTCAGTGTGTTTACTTTTTCATGCATGTATGTGATTTAAAAACTatcattcgatcgatcgtttttcCGAGATTTAAAACTCTTTTACTTGCTTTATGCATTGTTTCATGATTCACAAAACACAGAACACACATATTCACATGTAATAAACTTTATCATTGCCGCGTAAGTTCCGCTTTTGTGTCAATGATATTATTCACCAGCCTCACAGGCACAGCCTGAGTAAttatgaatttgaattttattcgcaaTATCATACAACTCTCAATCAATCATAGACGAACCATCAAGATTAAGGAACCATAAAATGCCGGTTTGTATggacaaaatattttattgactTTTCTGAAATGAGAGCTTTTGATTAGTTACAGTATCCTTATTATGGAGTGGCATTGGTATCACTTAAATCGAGTATTTGGTGCAAGCATTCAAGGATTCTtggatatttgttttttgaatgagGATCGTACCTATAATTTCATGAACTCCATAAAGCGTTGATCATAGCATGGGGTCCACAACTAGTCAATATTATACAAAGAATTATGCGGATGATAACCGCCTAGCTGCTATTTTATTCTCACGTACGTATAGATTCACGTCTAAAAGTAGATACAAATGCTGGTTCGAGGGGTCAAAGTTTTTACTAGTTTTGATCCAATATAACTACCAATGACTCATGACGTAACATAGGGATTCCTGGTCAATGTATTGTGATGAAAGAGTGACATCATTATGCTCGAGTAAGGCGTGAATGttatgtacaatatttatagTTTATCAACTAGTATACTTTGGTCCTTTTTCTGTgcttttcagaaaaaaacatttcatttgCAGTACAAATCTCTAAAATCATGTTgcgacaattatttttattcaacataAATTACCTACATGATCAATGATTAgtataaacaatttttttgtgaatttcaactCGAAAGTAAACAAATCTTTCAATTTGACAATCGTTGTTTGGAATTACAAAAATCATTTCCGAATATCGTTATgtaactattattattattatttttttttttggacagtCGAATGATGGCATTTAAATAACACTTTTACGACATAACAAACAGCGGGTCATGTCTATAACATAGTTAATAGCCAGCATAATTAACATACGTATGGAGTAAGAATAAATAACTAGGTTCAATCAGGTgtgtaaattataaaaatttcaataattg from Athalia rosae chromosome 6, iyAthRosa1.1, whole genome shotgun sequence carries:
- the LOC105688579 gene encoding uncharacterized protein LOC105688579 isoform X1, whose product is MMLVLLLCVIMKIAELSAGRGGLPLIKSARQPRATSPSSNKRKRRHRHYTRTARGGGGAMMDEPHTPGSDCNSNPPMDPTPQDLLGSEFVHDNMDYQWFTDCGYRDTGLQVHSSVLSSLSASYTRDDLRYDAAARYLDANFAEIDMESFRTADIHSLLTLPVICTDPVQHSESNYQREKYASMSGSLMEKIDFDSSISPHTSSQGEDSACSTTDTMSICKSSLLFSPVKETPVLPPGGSYSVDSLDCEDVLLTCQAHNKINYTIAFEGSMTMYSDGSQDFENQEKQNMYQVSDFYYDKKLNIKNVLGLSMAKSDSKIYTTWSNLKHCLSNNVMTRHPSGNNNTIQNFIQPTGRMNLNLNKKSQSLPDLAQTRELSRYPLNFSVDSAESNQNAGHFQSSGSIMSRSMNEDSSESVDHISMGKKIQNLSLVKRFMKQKSMSAEGMSMTLDQSGSTSDSGWPTSNSGSGSGSGPRTQIQQTNINTTTGNQNLENDFSINWVKSDHYNIKATENTFVTENFDNALWKQSPLIEEFEEESQSSASVEELSESISKDDCPSCSKCEKEKNFTLKDYVEQPSKEWKGELPYLRTTGTQVFTQVEDNGVQTSLIYSTKDNRYPPIREAIIEKKPAYIVYPNYALPDLSFLELSQSKFEKVALKPQCFDRSASRWKRFERSGRPFSCNDVDALKQRGFSHIKDWESLTFLLPTEYKKILHDVPEVSQHVKCGQETKRPLFCLSPQMRHRIRKPEITTPNNTASSTSSTGTQPSSGYRGSSTILTDSSSNQQGIPSNTNPLYLYRYDSVSSEASLTSQDTRQPRPSCKPKIKAPVLPERSILTQHNDIEQRRNEHYNVKAPPRPPLPRGILRKNKLALNKRYSMFEMGGVEELEDNQKLTSDTNKRMSLQEPYYLNNELQLPMNHRLTDSEKDIDEVEERQYYAERLREASHCANLEFNSSERSMEMIQLEDFLRHSGFSSQSSDGDSEDQDVKLRSYVKKFLRLKMNKDLVKNVDMMESQKKTVSFAVQRGKLHLPDPSSTPDFMLNKKQKDRRISAANFPNSDPKSNTFNSNDKNDMLRLINKSVGLILNYWHTKPIEDMQVHSNRNECAQLCLTNLCPALYAIMSDGLRPNINSTFGPLTNSVWQVVEASSQQGPLTKTLNELVQKINGEDFITEGMLKFHAFVFGLLNLRALDAWFAYLCTRETILRKHYSNSSLFVSSLGCVNAREMVDTFLDILQPLALCPFELDMLYQYRQLHNSFGNINNHVTNSTALKVMDIPEANDAAIRETGVNPTSPTKARPRSCVGYVHDDCQAILHRADLNNAVKKRWSNLPAGSKLFQAFDKLASEDSEDYTDSLEHSPMKRTVAQQSIFTKLKPLTSSPCNDDKNDLIPGGTKFKKIQEKWEQMIGKEEHREPATTRLPISPALTPTGAGRSKIPRLLSSPTRQSPNVTSPVSRGTKSPPTAIPSLKKPPVTILSKTGNRRPGEFRKDSTTGRTSRVDQEVGSIPRTHLVRPSSLPYKPSHSSATKEKNLASPHRRAASTSLPRPAAFGKSMRGTFKPSPKEVRTLTHRLPSDNGHLSFSEGEKLRVILEVDSKWLLCSRGEHKGLVPRSCVHVIQT
- the LOC105688579 gene encoding uncharacterized protein LOC105688579 isoform X3, with protein sequence MSVLVTADMVRGSGDRMGGGGGAMMDEPHTPGSDCNSNPPMDPTPQDLLGSEFVHDNMDYQWFTDCGYRDTGLQVHSSVLSSLSASYTRDDLRYDAAARYLDANFAEIDMESFRTADIHSLLTLPVICTDPVQHSESNYQREKYASMSGSLMEKIDFDSSISPHTSSQGEDSACSTTDTMSICKSSLLFSPVKETPVLPPGGSYSVDSLDCEDVLLTCQAHNKINYTIAFEGSMTMYSDGSQDFENQEKQNMYQVSDFYYDKKLNIKNVLGLSMAKSDSKIYTTWSNLKHCLSNNVMTRHPSGNNNTIQNFIQPTGRMNLNLNKKSQSLPDLAQTRELSRYPLNFSVDSAESNQNAGHFQSSGSIMSRSMNEDSSESVDHISMGKKIQNLSLVKRFMKQKSMSAEGMSMTLDQSGSTSDSGWPTSNSGSGSGSGPRTQIQQTNINTTTGNQNLENDFSINWVKSDHYNIKATENTFVTENFDNALWKQSPLIEEFEEESQSSASVEELSESISKDDCPSCSKCEKEKNFTLKDYVEQPSKEWKGELPYLRTTGTQVFTQVEDNGVQTSLIYSTKDNRYPPIREAIIEKKPAYIVYPNYALPDLSFLELSQSKFEKVALKPQCFDRSASRWKRFERSGRPFSCNDVDALKQRGFSHIKDWESLTFLLPTEYKKILHDVPEVSQHVKCGQETKRPLFCLSPQMRHRIRKPEITTPNNTASSTSSTGTQPSSGYRGSSTILTDSSSNQQGIPSNTNPLYLYRYDSVSSEASLTSQDTRQPRPSCKPKIKAPVLPERSILTQHNDIEQRRNEHYNVKAPPRPPLPRGILRKNKLALNKRYSMFEMGGVEELEDNQKLTSDTNKRMSLQEPYYLNNELQLPMNHRLTDSEKDIDEVEERQYYAERLREASHCANLEFNSSERSMEMIQLEDFLRHSGFSSQSSDGDSEDQDVKLRSYVKKFLRLKMNKDLVKNVDMMESQKKTVSFAVQRGKLHLPDPSSTPDFMLNKKQKDRRISAANFPNSDPKSNTFNSNDKNDMLRLINKSVGLILNYWHTKPIEDMQVHSNRNECAQLCLTNLCPALYAIMSDGLRPNINSTFGPLTNSVWQVVEASSQQGPLTKTLNELVQKINGEDFITEGMLKFHAFVFGLLNLRALDAWFAYLCTRETILRKHYSNSSLFVSSLGCVNAREMVDTFLDILQPLALCPFELDMLYQYRQLHNSFGNINNHVTNSTALKVMDIPEANDAAIRETGVNPTSPTKARPRSCVGYVHDDCQAILHRADLNNAVKKRWSNLPAGSKLFQAFDKLASEDSEDYTDSLEHSPMKRTVAQQSIFTKLKPLTSSPCNDDKNDLIPGGTKFKKIQEKWEQMIGKEEHREPATTRLPISPALTPTGAGRSKIPRLLSSPTRQSPNVTSPVSRGTKSPPTAIPSLKKPPVTILSKTGNRRPGEFRKDSTTGRTSRVDQEVGSIPRTHLVRPSSLPYKPSHSSATKEKNLASPHRRAASTSLPRPAAFGKSMRGTFKPSPKEVRTLTHRLPSDNGHLSFSEGEKLRVILEVDSKWLLCSRGEHKGLVPRSCVHVIQT
- the LOC105688579 gene encoding uncharacterized protein LOC105688579 isoform X2 — translated: MMLVLLLCVIMKIAELSAGRGGLPLIKSARQPRATSPSSNKRKRRHRHYTRTARGGGGAMMDEPHTPGSDCNSNPPMDPTPQDLLGSEFVHDNMDYQWFTDCGYRDTGLQVHSSVLSSLSASYTRDDLRYDAAARYLDANFAEIDMESFRTADIHSLLTLPVICTDPVQHSEGEDSACSTTDTMSICKSSLLFSPVKETPVLPPGGSYSVDSLDCEDVLLTCQAHNKINYTIAFEGSMTMYSDGSQDFENQEKQNMYQVSDFYYDKKLNIKNVLGLSMAKSDSKIYTTWSNLKHCLSNNVMTRHPSGNNNTIQNFIQPTGRMNLNLNKKSQSLPDLAQTRELSRYPLNFSVDSAESNQNAGHFQSSGSIMSRSMNEDSSESVDHISMGKKIQNLSLVKRFMKQKSMSAEGMSMTLDQSGSTSDSGWPTSNSGSGSGSGPRTQIQQTNINTTTGNQNLENDFSINWVKSDHYNIKATENTFVTENFDNALWKQSPLIEEFEEESQSSASVEELSESISKDDCPSCSKCEKEKNFTLKDYVEQPSKEWKGELPYLRTTGTQVFTQVEDNGVQTSLIYSTKDNRYPPIREAIIEKKPAYIVYPNYALPDLSFLELSQSKFEKVALKPQCFDRSASRWKRFERSGRPFSCNDVDALKQRGFSHIKDWESLTFLLPTEYKKILHDVPEVSQHVKCGQETKRPLFCLSPQMRHRIRKPEITTPNNTASSTSSTGTQPSSGYRGSSTILTDSSSNQQGIPSNTNPLYLYRYDSVSSEASLTSQDTRQPRPSCKPKIKAPVLPERSILTQHNDIEQRRNEHYNVKAPPRPPLPRGILRKNKLALNKRYSMFEMGGVEELEDNQKLTSDTNKRMSLQEPYYLNNELQLPMNHRLTDSEKDIDEVEERQYYAERLREASHCANLEFNSSERSMEMIQLEDFLRHSGFSSQSSDGDSEDQDVKLRSYVKKFLRLKMNKDLVKNVDMMESQKKTVSFAVQRGKLHLPDPSSTPDFMLNKKQKDRRISAANFPNSDPKSNTFNSNDKNDMLRLINKSVGLILNYWHTKPIEDMQVHSNRNECAQLCLTNLCPALYAIMSDGLRPNINSTFGPLTNSVWQVVEASSQQGPLTKTLNELVQKINGEDFITEGMLKFHAFVFGLLNLRALDAWFAYLCTRETILRKHYSNSSLFVSSLGCVNAREMVDTFLDILQPLALCPFELDMLYQYRQLHNSFGNINNHVTNSTALKVMDIPEANDAAIRETGVNPTSPTKARPRSCVGYVHDDCQAILHRADLNNAVKKRWSNLPAGSKLFQAFDKLASEDSEDYTDSLEHSPMKRTVAQQSIFTKLKPLTSSPCNDDKNDLIPGGTKFKKIQEKWEQMIGKEEHREPATTRLPISPALTPTGAGRSKIPRLLSSPTRQSPNVTSPVSRGTKSPPTAIPSLKKPPVTILSKTGNRRPGEFRKDSTTGRTSRVDQEVGSIPRTHLVRPSSLPYKPSHSSATKEKNLASPHRRAASTSLPRPAAFGKSMRGTFKPSPKEVRTLTHRLPSDNGHLSFSEGEKLRVILEVDSKWLLCSRGEHKGLVPRSCVHVIQT
- the LOC105688579 gene encoding uncharacterized protein LOC105688579 isoform X4, translated to MIFIKKIVGEGGGGGAMMDEPHTPGSDCNSNPPMDPTPQDLLGSEFVHDNMDYQWFTDCGYRDTGLQVHSSVLSSLSASYTRDDLRYDAAARYLDANFAEIDMESFRTADIHSLLTLPVICTDPVQHSESNYQREKYASMSGSLMEKIDFDSSISPHTSSQGEDSACSTTDTMSICKSSLLFSPVKETPVLPPGGSYSVDSLDCEDVLLTCQAHNKINYTIAFEGSMTMYSDGSQDFENQEKQNMYQVSDFYYDKKLNIKNVLGLSMAKSDSKIYTTWSNLKHCLSNNVMTRHPSGNNNTIQNFIQPTGRMNLNLNKKSQSLPDLAQTRELSRYPLNFSVDSAESNQNAGHFQSSGSIMSRSMNEDSSESVDHISMGKKIQNLSLVKRFMKQKSMSAEGMSMTLDQSGSTSDSGWPTSNSGSGSGSGPRTQIQQTNINTTTGNQNLENDFSINWVKSDHYNIKATENTFVTENFDNALWKQSPLIEEFEEESQSSASVEELSESISKDDCPSCSKCEKEKNFTLKDYVEQPSKEWKGELPYLRTTGTQVFTQVEDNGVQTSLIYSTKDNRYPPIREAIIEKKPAYIVYPNYALPDLSFLELSQSKFEKVALKPQCFDRSASRWKRFERSGRPFSCNDVDALKQRGFSHIKDWESLTFLLPTEYKKILHDVPEVSQHVKCGQETKRPLFCLSPQMRHRIRKPEITTPNNTASSTSSTGTQPSSGYRGSSTILTDSSSNQQGIPSNTNPLYLYRYDSVSSEASLTSQDTRQPRPSCKPKIKAPVLPERSILTQHNDIEQRRNEHYNVKAPPRPPLPRGILRKNKLALNKRYSMFEMGGVEELEDNQKLTSDTNKRMSLQEPYYLNNELQLPMNHRLTDSEKDIDEVEERQYYAERLREASHCANLEFNSSERSMEMIQLEDFLRHSGFSSQSSDGDSEDQDVKLRSYVKKFLRLKMNKDLVKNVDMMESQKKTVSFAVQRGKLHLPDPSSTPDFMLNKKQKDRRISAANFPNSDPKSNTFNSNDKNDMLRLINKSVGLILNYWHTKPIEDMQVHSNRNECAQLCLTNLCPALYAIMSDGLRPNINSTFGPLTNSVWQVVEASSQQGPLTKTLNELVQKINGEDFITEGMLKFHAFVFGLLNLRALDAWFAYLCTRETILRKHYSNSSLFVSSLGCVNAREMVDTFLDILQPLALCPFELDMLYQYRQLHNSFGNINNHVTNSTALKVMDIPEANDAAIRETGVNPTSPTKARPRSCVGYVHDDCQAILHRADLNNAVKKRWSNLPAGSKLFQAFDKLASEDSEDYTDSLEHSPMKRTVAQQSIFTKLKPLTSSPCNDDKNDLIPGGTKFKKIQEKWEQMIGKEEHREPATTRLPISPALTPTGAGRSKIPRLLSSPTRQSPNVTSPVSRGTKSPPTAIPSLKKPPVTILSKTGNRRPGEFRKDSTTGRTSRVDQEVGSIPRTHLVRPSSLPYKPSHSSATKEKNLASPHRRAASTSLPRPAAFGKSMRGTFKPSPKEVRTLTHRLPSDNGHLSFSEGEKLRVILEVDSKWLLCSRGEHKGLVPRSCVHVIQT